A portion of the Clostridium gelidum genome contains these proteins:
- a CDS encoding tetratricopeptide repeat protein: MSRIKLPGSEKNKKILLIALVILVMGILSYEGWTNISSRNIKNQDNVPKEIVKPADIEESYINSATNVDVEDTDGANSKIDNDEDIKINEKEKNYSTRENQLYNEAYTLFFSNEYVNAINKANVLISEFPNNAKGYNIRGIAKAYNGDYDGGMKDIDKSLSINENYGYGRFNKALTYELYENMDEALKWYNKALEVEDYAWSYYGVSSIYGRRGDVANTMTYLNKAIQINSGVKEVAKREHDFDPVKNSEEFKKAVYN; this comes from the coding sequence ATGAGTAGAATTAAGCTACCAGGAAGTGAAAAAAATAAGAAAATACTATTAATAGCTCTAGTTATATTAGTGATGGGAATATTGTCTTATGAAGGTTGGACAAATATAAGTAGTAGAAACATAAAAAATCAAGATAATGTACCAAAAGAAATAGTAAAACCTGCGGATATAGAAGAATCATATATTAACAGTGCAACTAATGTAGATGTAGAAGACACAGATGGGGCTAATTCAAAAATAGATAATGATGAGGATATTAAAATAAATGAAAAAGAAAAGAATTATTCAACTAGAGAAAATCAGTTGTATAATGAGGCATATACATTATTTTTTTCAAATGAATATGTTAATGCAATTAACAAAGCTAATGTACTTATAAGTGAATTCCCCAATAATGCTAAGGGATATAATATAAGAGGTATTGCAAAGGCTTATAATGGAGATTATGATGGAGGGATGAAGGATATAGATAAATCATTAAGTATTAATGAAAATTATGGCTATGGAAGGTTTAACAAAGCACTTACATATGAATTATATGAAAATATGGATGAAGCATTAAAGTGGTATAATAAAGCATTGGAAGTTGAAGACTATGCATGGAGTTACTATGGGGTATCATCTATTTATGGAAGAAGAGGTGATGTGGCTAATACTATGACATATCTAAACAAAGCAATACAAATAAATTCAGGGGTTAAAGAAGTGGCGAAGAGAGAACATGATTTTGATCCAGTTAAGAATTCAGAAGAATTTAAAAAGGCAGTATATAATTAA
- the ptsP gene encoding phosphoenolpyruvate--protein phosphotransferase has protein sequence MKKGIAASKGYAIGRVFLQEHEEIVVSDTKITDIGAEKEKMQKALDDSKAQLEIIKIKAEKEMGAEKADVFEAHITLLDDPEFTGAMISEIENNSLNGLKAIESVTNTFVAIFESMDNEYMRERAADIKDVSKRILLNFAGKGGDSFSITENNTIVVAHDLTPSDTAGLDRTKVVGFITDIGGRTSHAAIMARTLEIPAVLGLGDITTCVKTGDMLIVDGLTGDVLINPSEEVIVEYKAKKEKFQAEQEELKKLIDVKTTTKSGRRIEVCGNIGQPEDVLGVLANGGDGVGLFRTEFLYMDRDSAPTEDEQFESYKFALEKMEGKQVVIRTLDIGGDKTLPYLPLPKEMNPFLGYRAIRLCLDRKDIFKVQLRALLRASIYGNLAVMFPMISGLEEFEQAKEVVDECKAELKAEGKEYSEKIQWGIMVEIPAAAVYADELAKHVDFFSIGTNDLIQYTLAADRMSEKVSYLYNPMHPAVLRLIKMTIDGAHKHGKWVGMCGEMAGDEAAIPTLIEYGLDEFSMSSSSILNAKKIMLEQE, from the coding sequence ATGAAAAAAGGTATTGCTGCTTCTAAAGGATATGCAATAGGAAGAGTATTTTTACAAGAACATGAAGAAATCGTTGTAAGTGACACTAAAATTACAGATATAGGTGCAGAGAAAGAGAAAATGCAAAAAGCATTAGATGATTCTAAAGCACAATTAGAGATTATTAAAATTAAAGCAGAAAAAGAAATGGGTGCAGAAAAAGCAGATGTATTTGAAGCACATATTACATTATTAGATGATCCAGAATTTACTGGAGCAATGATAAGTGAAATTGAAAATAATAGCCTAAATGGCTTAAAAGCAATCGAAAGTGTTACCAATACTTTTGTTGCTATATTTGAATCTATGGATAATGAATACATGAGAGAAAGAGCTGCAGATATTAAAGATGTATCTAAGAGAATATTATTAAATTTTGCAGGTAAAGGCGGAGATTCTTTTAGTATAACTGAAAATAATACAATAGTTGTAGCTCATGACTTAACTCCATCTGATACTGCAGGATTAGATAGAACTAAAGTTGTAGGATTTATTACAGATATCGGTGGAAGAACTTCACATGCAGCTATAATGGCTAGAACTCTAGAAATTCCAGCTGTACTTGGATTAGGTGACATAACTACATGTGTTAAAACTGGAGATATGCTTATAGTTGATGGACTAACTGGAGATGTACTTATAAACCCTTCAGAAGAAGTAATAGTAGAATATAAAGCAAAAAAAGAAAAGTTCCAAGCTGAGCAAGAAGAATTAAAGAAATTGATAGATGTTAAAACAACTACTAAATCAGGTAGAAGAATTGAAGTTTGTGGAAATATTGGTCAACCAGAAGATGTTCTTGGAGTTTTAGCAAATGGTGGAGACGGTGTAGGATTATTTAGAACAGAATTCTTATACATGGATAGAGATAGTGCTCCAACAGAAGATGAACAATTTGAAAGTTATAAATTTGCTCTTGAAAAAATGGAAGGTAAGCAAGTTGTTATAAGAACTTTAGATATCGGTGGAGATAAGACTCTTCCATATTTACCATTACCAAAAGAAATGAATCCATTCTTAGGATATAGAGCAATCAGACTTTGCTTAGATAGAAAAGATATATTTAAGGTTCAATTAAGAGCATTACTTAGAGCTTCTATTTATGGAAATCTTGCAGTTATGTTCCCAATGATTTCAGGATTAGAAGAATTCGAGCAAGCAAAAGAAGTTGTTGATGAATGTAAAGCTGAATTAAAAGCTGAAGGAAAAGAATATTCAGAAAAAATTCAATGGGGAATCATGGTTGAAATTCCAGCAGCAGCAGTTTATGCTGATGAATTAGCTAAACATGTTGATTTCTTCTCAATTGGAACAAATGACTTAATTCAATATACTTTAGCTGCTGATAGAATGAGTGAAAAAGTTTCATATCTTTATAATCCAATGCACCCAGCTGTGCTTAGACTAATAAAGATGACTATAGATGGAGCTCATAAGCATGGTAAATGGGTTGGAATGTGTGGAGAAATGGCTGGAGATGAAGCTGCTATCCCTACACTAATTGAATATGGATTAGATGAATTCTCAATGAGTTCTTCATCAATCTTAAATGCTAAGAAAATAATGTTAGAACAAGAATAA
- the cdaA gene encoding diadenylate cyclase CdaA has product MRELLSMLVNSFSNMSLWSILDILVVSYIFYKGYILIRETRAEQLLKGIAFIIVLIPISYLLRLDMLYFILNKTLTIGVLTVIIIFQPEIRRALEHLGRSAFDDKHYPANKEELYITINEISIAVQNLADSKTGALIVIEQSTGLNELIGAGTVLDATVTSNLLENIFVVNTPLHDGGTIIRNNRILASGCVLPLTDNNTINKKLGTRHRAAIGLSEVSDALIIIVSEETGVVSLAVNGRITRGYDKEKLRNILMKIIENRNEKKVKTAGEKVKSWIKVKTER; this is encoded by the coding sequence TTGCGTGAACTTTTATCAATGTTAGTAAACAGTTTTTCTAATATGTCATTATGGTCTATATTGGATATACTCGTAGTATCATACATATTTTATAAAGGGTATATTTTAATAAGAGAAACAAGAGCTGAACAGCTATTAAAAGGGATAGCATTTATTATAGTACTGATTCCAATTAGTTATCTATTAAGATTAGATATGTTATATTTTATATTAAACAAAACATTAACTATTGGAGTATTAACAGTAATTATAATTTTTCAACCTGAAATTAGAAGGGCTTTAGAACATTTAGGAAGAAGTGCTTTTGATGATAAGCACTATCCTGCAAATAAAGAGGAATTATATATAACTATTAATGAAATTTCAATTGCAGTTCAAAATTTAGCTGACAGTAAAACTGGAGCATTAATTGTAATAGAGCAAAGTACAGGGCTAAACGAATTGATTGGTGCTGGTACAGTGTTAGATGCAACTGTAACCTCAAATCTTTTAGAAAATATATTTGTGGTGAATACTCCACTTCATGATGGTGGAACAATAATACGAAATAATAGAATTTTAGCATCTGGTTGTGTGTTACCGCTAACTGATAATAACACAATTAATAAAAAGTTAGGAACTAGACATAGAGCGGCAATAGGATTATCAGAAGTATCGGATGCATTAATTATAATTGTATCAGAGGAAACAGGTGTTGTATCATTAGCTGTTAATGGAAGAATAACAAGGGGTTATGATAAAGAAAAATTACGAAATATATTAATGAAAATAATAGAAAATAGAAATGAGAAAAAGGTAAAAACAGCAGGAGAGAAGGTGAAGTCATGGATAAAAGTGAAAACAGAACGTTAA
- a CDS encoding tetratricopeptide repeat protein has protein sequence MNKKVNKAYGKAMDYYEKGKINKALELCEDILLEGLDNPVVLNFKGLLLYQKGNLREAITAWEMNKDINNDDIAENYIKDAIADERRLDLYKQGEQALKQLKIDKALELFKKCSESDFNAIKVSTGIAMCYQKKGDLYRAKEYVDKALSIDQNAITAKIIEKELKEDGIYLESKNSSKGFLIIITSLFVILAIIVGGYLVMSKFKNKDLFNNIEDKKNTEDIEEKDNITDENKEPKMQETSEVKPGTTSEEIVKEASKSTSFDKEKLKALMASNDFDVIYEQLKNVKAESISNGDTEVYNQAVKLMKNEGASKFYDYGLGYFNQGNYVDAGISLGKAYIYCEGNSYKEHILFYRASNSLKKSERQTALVQYEEYYSKYPKGVYAEEALYELALLNNSVDKEKSKNYANALINNFPKSIYINDNLASIARS, from the coding sequence ATGAATAAAAAGGTTAACAAAGCTTATGGTAAAGCTATGGATTATTATGAAAAAGGGAAAATTAATAAGGCACTAGAATTATGTGAAGATATATTATTAGAAGGATTGGACAACCCAGTTGTATTAAATTTTAAAGGGTTACTATTATATCAAAAAGGAAACTTAAGAGAGGCTATTACAGCATGGGAAATGAATAAAGATATAAATAATGATGATATTGCAGAAAATTACATAAAAGATGCTATAGCTGATGAAAGGCGATTAGATTTATATAAACAAGGAGAACAAGCTTTAAAACAATTGAAAATAGATAAGGCATTAGAATTATTTAAGAAATGCTCAGAGAGTGATTTTAATGCAATTAAGGTAAGTACAGGGATTGCGATGTGTTATCAAAAAAAAGGTGACTTATATAGAGCTAAAGAATATGTAGACAAGGCTTTAAGCATAGACCAAAATGCAATCACAGCTAAAATTATTGAAAAAGAATTAAAAGAAGATGGGATATATTTAGAATCTAAAAATTCTTCAAAAGGTTTTCTCATAATTATAACAAGTTTATTTGTGATTCTTGCAATTATTGTTGGTGGATATTTAGTTATGTCAAAGTTTAAAAATAAAGACTTATTCAATAATATAGAAGACAAAAAGAATACTGAAGATATAGAAGAAAAAGATAATATAACAGATGAGAACAAAGAACCTAAAATGCAAGAAACATCAGAAGTAAAGCCAGGGACTACTTCAGAAGAAATAGTAAAAGAAGCTTCTAAGAGTACAAGTTTTGATAAAGAAAAGTTAAAAGCATTAATGGCAAGTAACGATTTTGATGTAATATACGAACAATTAAAAAATGTTAAAGCAGAATCAATAAGTAATGGGGATACTGAAGTATATAATCAAGCTGTTAAATTAATGAAAAATGAAGGAGCATCAAAATTCTATGATTATGGATTAGGATATTTTAATCAAGGTAATTATGTAGATGCTGGAATTTCACTTGGTAAAGCATATATATATTGTGAAGGAAATAGTTATAAAGAACATATTTTGTTTTATAGAGCAAGTAATTCGCTAAAAAAATCAGAAAGGCAAACTGCATTAGTACAATATGAAGAGTATTATAGTAAATATCCTAAGGGAGTATATGCTGAAGAAGCATTATATGAGTTAGCATTACTAAACAATTCTGTGGATAAGGAAAAGAGCAAGAATTATGCAAATGCATTAATAAATAATTTTCCGAAATCAATTTATATAAATGATAATCTTGCAAGTATAGCAAGGAGTTAG
- a CDS encoding CdaR family protein, with amino-acid sequence MDKSENRTLIVKVICVLLSLGLWLYVSTVENPLRTYELKNIPVELTNEDSVTNSKFAVVNKPQFTVDLKLEGSSNEVVKVKKEDFRIIADMSAYALKNGENNIPVQIITCPENIDVKNNGFLGIKVNLEELVEKNFTIKSKVKVTYKEHIYEKEQTISPKTITVTGGKSSVEKISEAILTGEEKNIDKNNESEYGIKFVDSLGNEVDNIKSDSKTAKLSIAITNGKFVPINLKTKGAVPQGFILEGYELSNNSINILGDNQNLDKIEAIDTEVVDMSSLQAESEMDVKLNLPKGISVENGENTIKAKFKVVKEETTTKKIVCNVQYKNLNEAFSLDSSNSTINVTLTGTQTELDKISSQNINVILDLANVKEEGTSNYTPQATLINTDKVTISNVDSVNIVVKKKS; translated from the coding sequence ATGGATAAAAGTGAAAACAGAACGTTAATTGTTAAGGTTATTTGTGTACTGTTGTCTTTGGGTTTATGGCTATATGTATCAACTGTTGAAAATCCACTTAGAACATATGAATTAAAGAATATTCCAGTAGAATTAACAAATGAGGATTCCGTAACTAATTCGAAATTTGCAGTTGTAAATAAACCACAATTTACAGTGGATTTAAAACTAGAAGGTTCATCAAATGAAGTGGTAAAAGTTAAAAAAGAAGATTTTAGGATTATTGCTGACATGTCGGCTTATGCATTGAAAAATGGAGAAAATAACATACCTGTTCAAATAATAACTTGTCCTGAAAATATTGATGTTAAAAATAATGGCTTTTTAGGAATAAAGGTTAATTTGGAAGAATTAGTTGAAAAGAACTTTACAATAAAATCAAAAGTAAAAGTTACTTATAAAGAGCATATCTATGAAAAGGAACAAACAATAAGTCCCAAAACAATAACAGTAACAGGTGGAAAGAGTTCTGTTGAAAAAATTAGTGAAGCTATTTTAACTGGAGAAGAAAAAAATATAGATAAAAATAATGAAAGCGAATATGGTATAAAATTTGTGGATTCATTGGGGAATGAAGTTGATAATATTAAGTCAGATAGTAAAACAGCAAAATTATCAATTGCAATAACAAATGGGAAGTTTGTACCTATAAATTTAAAAACTAAAGGAGCTGTTCCACAAGGATTTATCTTAGAAGGTTATGAATTAAGTAATAATAGTATAAATATATTAGGAGACAATCAAAATTTGGATAAAATAGAAGCAATAGATACTGAAGTTGTGGATATGTCATCTCTGCAAGCAGAGAGTGAAATGGATGTTAAACTTAATTTGCCAAAAGGCATTTCAGTTGAAAATGGAGAAAATACTATTAAGGCTAAGTTTAAAGTAGTAAAAGAGGAAACCACAACAAAAAAAATAGTATGCAATGTACAGTATAAGAATTTGAATGAAGCATTTTCATTAGATTCTTCAAATTCAACAATAAATGTTACATTAACGGGAACTCAAACAGAATTAGATAAGATAAGCTCCCAAAATATAAATGTTATATTAGATTTAGCTAACGTAAAAGAAGAAGGAACTTCTAATTACACTCCACAGGCGACACTTATTAATACAGACAAAGTAACAATATCAAATGTTGATAGTGTTAATATAGTAGTTAAAAAGAAAAGTTAA
- a CDS encoding cell wall hydrolase: MKKTCSIFVTALILYLSVININPAFAVALDEACSETKNVLLNVTINENHLNTNIEYASKSNEQSNEVLEVFNHATQQLYITGEDIDLMAKLVSAESIGEPYTGKVAVASVVLNRTIDPHFPNTIQQVIFQKNAFSCVKNSQINATPNQDCYNAVYDAIKGADPTNDALFFYNPTIATCNWMKETHKINQTIIGHHTFFKIDD, encoded by the coding sequence ATGAAAAAGACATGTAGTATTTTTGTAACTGCTTTAATACTATATCTTTCCGTTATTAATATTAATCCAGCTTTTGCCGTAGCTTTAGATGAAGCTTGTAGTGAAACTAAAAATGTTTTATTAAATGTAACAATTAATGAAAATCATTTAAATACTAATATAGAATATGCTTCAAAATCCAATGAACAAAGTAATGAGGTCCTAGAAGTTTTTAATCATGCTACTCAGCAATTGTATATAACGGGTGAAGATATAGATTTAATGGCAAAACTTGTTTCTGCGGAAAGCATTGGTGAACCATATACCGGAAAGGTAGCTGTAGCTTCTGTTGTATTGAATCGTACTATTGATCCACATTTTCCAAATACTATACAGCAAGTTATATTCCAAAAAAATGCTTTTTCTTGTGTTAAAAATAGCCAAATAAATGCTACCCCAAATCAAGATTGTTATAATGCAGTATACGATGCAATTAAAGGTGCTGATCCAACAAACGATGCTTTGTTTTTCTATAATCCAACTATAGCAACATGTAATTGGATGAAAGAAACACACAAAATCAATCAAACGATTATAGGGCATCATACTTTCTTTAAAATAGACGATTAG
- a CDS encoding sensor histidine kinase — MDTRLKRKIKIYFSSIYLIDILVIALITLILFSNLGDYIQINKVQHDLAAENIKNNALELFSLCIINIGFIIKIILVIKRNPKSPQIQSNSINNVIFVIRNGFHYKETRNTLIISIALVIILLIIYLYFLATGGYENNIFVRFFQTYPFKGSIFVIIILFLAMMYALKKTLDIIVVNDGLRKVNEGNLQEDIKLDGSLAIKELVKNINLIKAGYKEILENGMHNEKLKTELISNVSHDLKTPLTSIINYVTILKNGDITEAEREEYLLILEKKSLKLKILIEDLFEMSKINSGKIKLNRDLIDILSLIHQGIGEYSTLYEEKNISFKVTTEEDAIYMELDGKLMSRALENVIINALKYSLNNTRVYINIKLEDDFLKIGVKNIANYEMDFNEEEMFERFARGDKSRNSKVEGSGLGLAITKSIVELHSGEVRIKKEGDMFKIYLIIPINKE, encoded by the coding sequence TTGGATACAAGATTGAAAAGGAAGATTAAAATATACTTTAGTAGCATCTACTTAATTGATATATTAGTTATAGCTTTAATTACATTGATTTTGTTTTCAAATTTAGGAGATTATATACAGATAAATAAAGTGCAACATGATTTAGCAGCGGAGAATATTAAAAATAATGCATTAGAACTGTTTTCATTATGTATTATAAATATTGGTTTTATTATAAAAATTATTCTTGTAATAAAAAGAAACCCTAAATCACCTCAAATTCAATCAAATAGTATTAATAATGTGATTTTTGTAATTAGAAATGGATTTCATTATAAAGAAACAAGAAATACATTAATAATTTCAATAGCATTAGTGATTATACTCTTAATTATATATCTGTATTTTCTTGCAACTGGTGGATATGAAAATAATATATTTGTTAGATTTTTTCAGACATATCCGTTTAAGGGCAGTATATTTGTTATTATCATTTTATTTCTTGCTATGATGTATGCATTAAAAAAGACTTTGGATATAATTGTTGTAAATGATGGTCTTAGAAAAGTTAATGAGGGGAATTTGCAAGAAGATATTAAACTTGATGGCTCTTTAGCAATAAAGGAATTAGTGAAGAATATTAATTTGATAAAAGCTGGATATAAAGAAATTTTAGAAAATGGCATGCATAATGAAAAATTAAAAACTGAATTAATATCCAATGTATCTCATGATTTAAAAACACCATTAACATCAATAATAAATTATGTAACAATATTAAAAAATGGTGATATAACAGAAGCAGAAAGGGAAGAATATCTATTAATATTAGAAAAAAAATCTCTGAAATTAAAGATTTTAATTGAGGATTTATTTGAAATGTCAAAGATTAATAGTGGAAAGATCAAATTAAATAGAGATTTAATTGATATATTATCATTAATACATCAAGGGATAGGTGAATATAGTACGTTATATGAAGAAAAAAATATTTCTTTTAAAGTTACAACTGAAGAAGATGCAATATATATGGAACTTGATGGAAAACTTATGTCTAGAGCCTTGGAAAATGTAATAATTAATGCGCTAAAATATTCATTAAATAATACTAGAGTTTATATTAATATCAAATTAGAAGACGATTTTTTAAAAATTGGAGTAAAGAATATTGCAAATTATGAGATGGATTTTAATGAAGAGGAAATGTTTGAAAGATTTGCAAGAGGTGATAAATCTAGAAATTCAAAGGTTGAAGGTTCAGGACTAGGTCTTGCTATAACCAAGAGTATAGTTGAACTTCATAGTGGAGAGGTTAGGATAAAAAAAGAAGGCGATATGTTTAAAATTTATTTGATAATTCCTATAAATAAAGAATAA
- a CDS encoding response regulator transcription factor: MFNVLVADDEKEIRDAIEIYLRGENLKVFKAEDGLEALDILEKEKIHLVILDIMMPKLDGIRTCLKIRENQNLPIIMLSAKGEDSDKILGLNVGADDYITKPFNHLELVARVKSQLRRYEKPLSVEEGKEIVKVKDLVIDTIAKKITLRGEEIKVTATEYKILYLLASNSGKVFSIKEIYENVWEEIFYKSENTVTVHIRRIREKIEINTKEPEYIKVVWGIGYKIEKED; encoded by the coding sequence ATGTTCAATGTATTAGTAGCTGATGATGAAAAGGAAATAAGAGATGCAATTGAAATATATTTAAGAGGGGAAAATTTAAAAGTATTTAAAGCAGAAGATGGATTAGAAGCTTTAGACATTCTTGAGAAGGAAAAGATACATTTAGTTATATTAGATATAATGATGCCTAAACTTGATGGAATAAGGACTTGCTTAAAAATTAGAGAAAATCAAAATTTGCCTATAATAATGTTATCTGCAAAAGGTGAAGATTCAGATAAGATATTAGGCTTAAATGTTGGTGCAGATGATTATATAACCAAGCCATTTAATCATTTAGAATTAGTTGCAAGAGTTAAATCGCAATTAAGAAGATATGAAAAACCATTAAGTGTTGAAGAAGGCAAGGAGATAGTTAAGGTTAAGGATTTAGTTATAGATACTATTGCTAAAAAAATCACTTTACGAGGAGAAGAGATTAAAGTAACAGCTACAGAATACAAAATATTGTATTTATTAGCTTCAAATTCAGGAAAAGTATTTTCTATAAAAGAGATATATGAGAATGTATGGGAAGAGATATTTTATAAGAGCGAAAATACTGTAACTGTACATATTAGACGAATAAGAGAAAAGATAGAAATAAACACAAAAGAGCCTGAATATATTAAGGTGGTGTGGGGGATTGGATACAAGATTGAAAAGGAAGATTAA